In Drosophila yakuba strain Tai18E2 chromosome X, Prin_Dyak_Tai18E2_2.1, whole genome shotgun sequence, a single genomic region encodes these proteins:
- the LOC6524141 gene encoding uncharacterized protein LOC6524141, producing MSQFSICLLFVVLAIAAIHADGDRRPCVGRCTGLSSAGKSVCIRNKATNVCTRLPACRLREKNCRRRDNGLEPIRETCITRCRNIPGTSGVGQCATRLRPRPQSDGKRIRECQRRVCLDDKLASCWRDQQGACILQTRCEAQRRNCVRNPLNQWVRASEWSCQGNVVGGGIRRCRTRPIIIKD from the coding sequence ATGAGCCAGTTCAGCATTTGCCTCCTTTTCGTCGTCCTGGCCATCGCCGCCATTCACGCCGATGGCGATCGTCGTCCATGTGTGGGTCGCTGCACCGGACTGTCCAGTGCCGGCAAGAGCGTGTGCATCCGGAACAAGGCAACCAATGTGTGCACCCGCCTGCCGGCCTGTCGTCTGCGGGAGAAGAACTGCCGCCGTCGGGACAATGGACTGGAACCCATCCGTGAGACGTGCATCACCCGCTGCCGCAACATTCCCGGCACCAGCGGCGTCGGCCAGTGCGCCACCAGGCTGCGTCCACGTCCCCAGTCGGATGGAAAGCGCATCAGGGAGTGCCAGAGGAGGGTGTGCCTGGATGACAAGCTGGCCAGCTGCTGGAGGGACCAGCAGGGCGCCTGCATCCTGCAGACCCGCTGCGAGGCCCAGAGGAGGAACTGCGTCCGCAATCCGCTCAACCAGTGGGTGAGGGCCAGCGAGTGGAGCTGCCAGGGCAATGTTGTGGGCGGGGGCATCCGTCGCTGCCGCACCAGGCCTATCATCATCAAGGATTGA
- the LOC6524142 gene encoding uncharacterized protein LOC6524142: MQRHQLTLMFGMALLWAVASGTTQPPSTRRPPLITTTTPRTTPRNCPLVPPVCSKASPRVCGRTPRGECQRFENICQLIRANGLGQVVGVRHTRDIDCRNVKGIGAANRRPCYNPCPARPVVCKRSPPSQHICVRSRNGRQCKVLANSCQLRNQNCHSQPRNNWLRTDSRRCGQLQLGDKPQVCIRLPVRPRITTRRTSTTRRRTTSTSSTTATTTASSA, translated from the exons ATGCAACGCCATCAACTGACTTTGATGTTCG GCATGGCCCTCCTGTGGGCAGTGGCCAGCGGCACCACCCAACCGCCGAGCACCAGGCGTCCGCCGCTCattaccaccaccaccccccgcACCACGCCCCGCAACTGCCCGCTCGTGCCGCCGGTCTGCTCCAAGGCCAGTCCGCGTGTCTGCGGACGCACTCCGCGTGGCGAGTGCCAGCGCTTCGAGAACATCTGCCAACTGATACGGGCCAATGGGCTGGGGCAGGTGGTGGGCGTGCGGCACACCCGCGACATCGATTGCCGCAACGTGAAGGGCATCGGTGCCGCCAATCGGCGACCCTGCTACAATCCTTGCCCCGCACGTCCCGTCGTCTGCAAGAGGTCGCCGCCCAGCCAGCACATCTGCGTGCGGAGCAGGAACGGCAGGCAGTGCAAGGTGCTGGCCAACAGCTGCCAGCTGCGTAACCAGAACTGCCACAGCCAGCCCAGGAACA ACTGGCTGCGCACCGACAGCCGGCGCTGTGGCCAACTGCAGCTGGGCGATAAGCCGCAGGTTTGCATCCGGTTGCCAGTCCGGCCCAGAATCACCACTCGACGCACCTCCACCACTCGGCgccgcaccaccagcacctccagcaccaccgccaccaccaccgccagtTCCGCCTAA
- the LOC6524143 gene encoding neprilysin-3 isoform X1 has product MHCKRRLVVLIVGLLLVQVKSHPQADPCQNFYGVACGNWSSIHASDSYQSVLGQLDYNYQAKLADLLDTDRGEDEPHSVQQLRYFYTACRRPLSQDQVLRSLEQLIALEHIQFEEMTVGLTAAFRLEVIANINHYNKYEIWKLLLARQEHWDPNTTNRESLTRDQFDELWVRMPKIPFPEKEDFWYQVSQLEAELTSIGSEKDEVPRDELVTWIPSFWMLPWPNRYLTYRDLYSVARLLALRTPQFMLTYMYLRLKLLPEGLSKDSWLMDRDQCAEQSRQILSHPAVWLIEQNHPRLQEEPMLLDIFEELKQRFGQKLRANRNNFTRRTQQFLVRKLKRMRLRLSILPRNASALNMGQLIDGHYRHVHMNASDYFGNLYIGLNHSRPQFNTLASSRSPRSVLLPIQMHEYGTFASPFYITEKNMLIVPLSLLEPPLYAHDQPPILTYSSLGFILAHELSHGFDSEGVTYSADGVASRAVYREIGRNPRFQHEVSCLDRKFGSRRYEKFADASGLELAYSAYFDTAQTDRKRHRSTDNLLSQQQQFFLNFARFFCSDGELSEESDHGSDRKRVNDAVAHFKPFREAFHCGTSHRRRHCRLF; this is encoded by the exons ATGCATTGCAAACGGAGATTGGTGGTGCTCATCGTGGGTTTACTCCTAGTGCAGGTGAAGTCGCATCCGCAGGCAGATCCCTGCCAGAATTTCTATGGAGTGGCCTGCGGCAATTGGTCCTCCATTCATGCGAGCGATTCGTACCAGAGTGTCCTGGGCCAGCTGGACTACAATTACCAGGCCAAGTTGGCCGACCTGCTGGATACTGA CAGAGGGGAAGATGAGCCGCACTCTGTGCAGCAGCTGCGCTACTTTTACACCGCCTGCCGACGTCCTTTGAGCCAGGATCAGGTACTGCGGAGCCTGGAGCAGCTGATCGCATTGGAGCACATCCAATTTGAAGAGATGACAGTGGGCCTGACCGCCGCCTTTCGTCTGGAAGTGATCGCAAATATAAACCACTACAATAAGTATGAAATATGGAAGCTGTTGCTGGCCCGCCAGGAGCATTGGGATCCAAATACGACGAATAGGGAGTCCCTAACTCGCGATCAGTTCGATGAGTTATGGGTGAGGATGCCGAAAATACCCTTTCCGGAAAAGGAAGACTTCTGGTACCAGGTGAGCCAGCTGGAAGCCGAACTTACGAGCATTGGGAGCGAGAAGGATGAAGTTCCGCGCGATGAGCTAGTTACCTGGATACCAAGCTTTTGGATGCTGCCCTGGCCAAATCGGTATCTCACCTACAGAGATCTCTACTCGGTGGCCCGTTTGCTGGCGCTAAGAACGCCCCAGTTTATGCTCACATACATGTATCTGAGACTGAAGCTACTTCCAGAGGGACTCTCGAAGGACTCCTGGCTGATGGATCGCGACCAGTGCGCCGAGCAGTCCAGACAGATCCTCAGCCATCCCGCTGTGTGGTTGATAGAGCAGAACCATCCCAGGCTGCAGGAGGAGCCGATGTTGCTGGACATTTTCGAGGAGCTGAAGCAGCGCTTTGGCCAGAAGCTGCGGGCGAACAGGAATAACTTCACACGCCGCACACAGCAGTTCCTTGTGCGCAAACTGAAGAGGATGCGGCTGCGATTGAGCATCCTGCCCAGAAACGCGTCGGCACTGAACATGGGGCAGCTCATCGATGGGCACTACAGGCACGTGCACATGAATGCCAGTGATTATTTTGGCAATCTGTACATCGGCCTCAATCACTCCAGACCGCAGTTCAACACGTTGGCATCAAGCCGATCCCCCAGAAGCGTTTTGTTGCCCATTCAAATGCACGAGTACGGCACCTTTGCCTCGCCGTTCTACATCACCGAAAAGAATATGCTGATTGTGCCACTATCGCTCCTCGAACCGCCGCTCTACGCACACGATCAGCCGCCAATACTAACCTACAGTTCACTGGGCTTTATCCTGGCTCATGAGCTCTCCCACGGCTTCGATTCCGAGGGCGTGACCTACTCCGCCGACGGAGTGGCGAGTCGCGCCGTTTACAGGGAGATCGGACGGAATCCGCGGTTTCAGCACGAGGTCAGCTGTCTGGACAGGAAGTTCGGGAGCAGAAGGTACGAGAAGTTCGCGGACGCCAGTGGCCTGGAGTTGGCCTATTCCGCCTACTTTGATACCGCACAAACGGATCGGAAACGGCATCGAAGTACCGACAATTTGttgtcgcagcagcagcagttcttCCTCAACTTTGCCCGGTTCTTCTGCTCCGATGGCGAGCTTTCGGAGGAGAGCGATCATGGCAGCGATAGGAAGAGGGTCAACGATGCCGTTGCCCACTTCAAACCCTTTCGGGAGGCCTTCCACTGTGGCACCTCGCACAGGCGACGGCACTGTCGATTGTTTTAA
- the LOC6524143 gene encoding neprilysin-3 isoform X2 — translation MHCKRRLVVLIVGLLLVQVKSHPQADPCQNFYGVACGNWSSIHASDSYQSVLGQLDYNYQAKLADLLDTEGEDEPHSVQQLRYFYTACRRPLSQDQVLRSLEQLIALEHIQFEEMTVGLTAAFRLEVIANINHYNKYEIWKLLLARQEHWDPNTTNRESLTRDQFDELWVRMPKIPFPEKEDFWYQVSQLEAELTSIGSEKDEVPRDELVTWIPSFWMLPWPNRYLTYRDLYSVARLLALRTPQFMLTYMYLRLKLLPEGLSKDSWLMDRDQCAEQSRQILSHPAVWLIEQNHPRLQEEPMLLDIFEELKQRFGQKLRANRNNFTRRTQQFLVRKLKRMRLRLSILPRNASALNMGQLIDGHYRHVHMNASDYFGNLYIGLNHSRPQFNTLASSRSPRSVLLPIQMHEYGTFASPFYITEKNMLIVPLSLLEPPLYAHDQPPILTYSSLGFILAHELSHGFDSEGVTYSADGVASRAVYREIGRNPRFQHEVSCLDRKFGSRRYEKFADASGLELAYSAYFDTAQTDRKRHRSTDNLLSQQQQFFLNFARFFCSDGELSEESDHGSDRKRVNDAVAHFKPFREAFHCGTSHRRRHCRLF, via the exons ATGCATTGCAAACGGAGATTGGTGGTGCTCATCGTGGGTTTACTCCTAGTGCAGGTGAAGTCGCATCCGCAGGCAGATCCCTGCCAGAATTTCTATGGAGTGGCCTGCGGCAATTGGTCCTCCATTCATGCGAGCGATTCGTACCAGAGTGTCCTGGGCCAGCTGGACTACAATTACCAGGCCAAGTTGGCCGACCTGCTGGATACTGA AGGGGAAGATGAGCCGCACTCTGTGCAGCAGCTGCGCTACTTTTACACCGCCTGCCGACGTCCTTTGAGCCAGGATCAGGTACTGCGGAGCCTGGAGCAGCTGATCGCATTGGAGCACATCCAATTTGAAGAGATGACAGTGGGCCTGACCGCCGCCTTTCGTCTGGAAGTGATCGCAAATATAAACCACTACAATAAGTATGAAATATGGAAGCTGTTGCTGGCCCGCCAGGAGCATTGGGATCCAAATACGACGAATAGGGAGTCCCTAACTCGCGATCAGTTCGATGAGTTATGGGTGAGGATGCCGAAAATACCCTTTCCGGAAAAGGAAGACTTCTGGTACCAGGTGAGCCAGCTGGAAGCCGAACTTACGAGCATTGGGAGCGAGAAGGATGAAGTTCCGCGCGATGAGCTAGTTACCTGGATACCAAGCTTTTGGATGCTGCCCTGGCCAAATCGGTATCTCACCTACAGAGATCTCTACTCGGTGGCCCGTTTGCTGGCGCTAAGAACGCCCCAGTTTATGCTCACATACATGTATCTGAGACTGAAGCTACTTCCAGAGGGACTCTCGAAGGACTCCTGGCTGATGGATCGCGACCAGTGCGCCGAGCAGTCCAGACAGATCCTCAGCCATCCCGCTGTGTGGTTGATAGAGCAGAACCATCCCAGGCTGCAGGAGGAGCCGATGTTGCTGGACATTTTCGAGGAGCTGAAGCAGCGCTTTGGCCAGAAGCTGCGGGCGAACAGGAATAACTTCACACGCCGCACACAGCAGTTCCTTGTGCGCAAACTGAAGAGGATGCGGCTGCGATTGAGCATCCTGCCCAGAAACGCGTCGGCACTGAACATGGGGCAGCTCATCGATGGGCACTACAGGCACGTGCACATGAATGCCAGTGATTATTTTGGCAATCTGTACATCGGCCTCAATCACTCCAGACCGCAGTTCAACACGTTGGCATCAAGCCGATCCCCCAGAAGCGTTTTGTTGCCCATTCAAATGCACGAGTACGGCACCTTTGCCTCGCCGTTCTACATCACCGAAAAGAATATGCTGATTGTGCCACTATCGCTCCTCGAACCGCCGCTCTACGCACACGATCAGCCGCCAATACTAACCTACAGTTCACTGGGCTTTATCCTGGCTCATGAGCTCTCCCACGGCTTCGATTCCGAGGGCGTGACCTACTCCGCCGACGGAGTGGCGAGTCGCGCCGTTTACAGGGAGATCGGACGGAATCCGCGGTTTCAGCACGAGGTCAGCTGTCTGGACAGGAAGTTCGGGAGCAGAAGGTACGAGAAGTTCGCGGACGCCAGTGGCCTGGAGTTGGCCTATTCCGCCTACTTTGATACCGCACAAACGGATCGGAAACGGCATCGAAGTACCGACAATTTGttgtcgcagcagcagcagttcttCCTCAACTTTGCCCGGTTCTTCTGCTCCGATGGCGAGCTTTCGGAGGAGAGCGATCATGGCAGCGATAGGAAGAGGGTCAACGATGCCGTTGCCCACTTCAAACCCTTTCGGGAGGCCTTCCACTGTGGCACCTCGCACAGGCGACGGCACTGTCGATTGTTTTAA
- the LOC6524145 gene encoding sex peptide receptor, with product MDNYTDVLYQYRLAPSASPELEMEMELGDPRQLGRGLHLPANESQLEMPDYGNESLDYPNYQQMVGGPCRMEDNNISYLNLTCDSPLEYSIPLYGYCMPFLLITTIISNSLIVLVLSKKSMATPTNFVLMGMAICDMLTVIFPAPGLWYMYTFGNHYKPLHPVSMCLAYNIFNEIMPAMCHTISVWLTLALAVQRYIYVCHAPMARTWCTMPRVRRCTAYIALLAILHQLPRFFDRTYMPLVIEWNGSPTEVCHLETSEWVHEYIGVDLYYTSYYLFRVLFVHLLPCIILVTLNILLFAAMRQAQERRKLLFRENRKKECKKLRETNCTTLMLIVVVSVFLLAEIPIAVVTAMHIVSSLIIEFLDYGLANICIMLTNFFLVFSYPINFGIYCGMSRQFRETFKEIFLGRLMAKKDSSTKYSIVNGARTCTNTNETVL from the exons ATGGACAACTACACGGACGTACTGTACCAGTACCGCTTGGCCCCGTCCGCCAGTCCggaattggaaatggaaatggagctgGGAGATCCTCGCCAGCTGGGACGCGGTCTCCATCTGCCCGCCAACGAGTCGCAGCTGGAGATGCCCGACTATGGCAACGAGAGCCTGGACTATCCCAACTACCAGCAGATGGTCGGCGGTCCGTGCCGCATGGAGGACAACAACATCAGCTACTTGAACCTCACCTGCGACTCACCGTTGGAGTACTCCATTCCGCTATACGGCTACTGCATGCCCTTCCTGCTGATCACCACCATCATCTCGAACTCCCTCATCGTGCTCGTGCTGAGCAAGAAGAGcatggccacgcccaccaacTTTGTGCTTATGG GAATGGCTATATGCGATATGCTGACGGTTATATTTCCGGCACCGGGTCTCTGGTATATGTACACATTCGGCAATCATTATAAGCCACTGCATCCGGTCTCCATGTGTCTGGCCTACAACATTTTCAATGAG ATAATGCCAGCCATGTGCCACACCATCTCCGTTTGGCTGACTCTGGCCCTCGCCGTCCAAAG ATACATCTAcgtgtgccacgcccccatgGCCCGGACATGGTGCACGATGCCGCGGGTGAGGCGGTGCACGGCGTACATCGCCCTGCTGGCGATCCTGCACCAGTTGCCGAGGTTCTTCGACAGGACGTACATGCCGCTGGTGATCGAGTGGAATGGGAGCCCAACGGAGGTGTGCCACCTGGAGACGTCGGAGTGGGTGCACGAGTACATTGGCGTGGACCTGTACTACACGAGCTACTATCTGTTCCGGGTGCTGTTCGTCCACCTGCTGCCCTGCATCATCCTGGTGACACTGAACATACTGCTGTTCGCGGCAATGCGGCAGGCGCAGGAGCGCCGGAAGCTGCTGTTCCGCGAGAACCGGAAGAAGGAGTGCAAGAAACTGCGGGAGACCAACTGCACCACACTGATGCTCATCGTGGTGGTGTCCGTGTTCCTTCTGGCCGAGATACCCATTGCCGTGGTCACCGCCATGCACATTGTGAGCAGCCTGATTATCGAGTTCCTGGACTACGGCCTGGCCAACATCTGCATCATGCTGACGAACTTCTTCCTGGTGTTCAGCTACCCGATCAACTTTGGCATCTACTGCGGCATGTCGCGCCAGTTTCGTGAGACCTTCAAGGAGATATTCCTGGGCCGGCTGATGGCCAAGAAGGACAGCTCCACCAAATACTCCATCGTCAATGGCGCCCGCACATGCACCAACACCAACGAGACGGTCCTCTAG